The proteins below come from a single Zea mays cultivar B73 chromosome 8, Zm-B73-REFERENCE-NAM-5.0, whole genome shotgun sequence genomic window:
- the LOC100278713 gene encoding uncharacterized protein LOC100278713 encodes MSSEEARASFSELVVGSPTRTEGETYSSGDMSSEEGAHVTCFTEDLHDVTLHFQIVRFSKQIYVWVGCNTAKFGHLYAAATTRPDNRVSVTSVLGGTSDNTGSSMARRLVLKTGLNIVLACNIPKDSPILEAAAERKLVEKLKGLGYIKTPAVGANTSSAQ; translated from the exons ATGTCTTCAGAGGAGGCGAGGGCAAGCTTTTCGGAGTTGGTGGTTGGTTCGCCAACCCGGACAGAGGGCGAAACTTATTCTTCAGGTGATATGTCGTCTGAGGAGGGTGCACACGTCACTTGTTTCACAGAGGATCTTCACGATGTAACACTTCACTTTCAGATAGTGAGGTTTTCTAAACAG ATATACGTGTGGGTTGGATGCAACACAGCAAAGTTTGGCCATTTATATGCTGCTGCAACCACTAGACCG GATAACAGAGTGAGTGTTACCTCTGTACTAGGAGGAACATCTGATAACACCGGTTCAAGTATGGCTCGCCGTCTAG TGCTGAAGACTGGCCTGAACATAGTCCTGGCATGCAACATCCCAAAGGACAGCCCCATACTTGAG GCTGCTGCGGAGAGGAAGCTGGTTGAGAAGCTGAAAGGTTTGGGCTACATTAAAACCCCAGCTGTGGGGGCTAACACTTCCTCGGCACAATGA
- the LOC100278713 gene encoding uncharacterized protein isoform X1, with the protein MSSEEARASFSELVVGSPTRTEGETYSSGDMSSEEGAHVTCFTEDLHDVTLHFQIVRFSKQIYVWVGCNTAKFGHLYAAATTRPDNRVSVTSVLGGTSDNTGSSMARRLVLKTGLNIVLACNIPKDSPILEVLTGCCGEEAG; encoded by the exons ATGTCTTCAGAGGAGGCGAGGGCAAGCTTTTCGGAGTTGGTGGTTGGTTCGCCAACCCGGACAGAGGGCGAAACTTATTCTTCAGGTGATATGTCGTCTGAGGAGGGTGCACACGTCACTTGTTTCACAGAGGATCTTCACGATGTAACACTTCACTTTCAGATAGTGAGGTTTTCTAAACAG ATATACGTGTGGGTTGGATGCAACACAGCAAAGTTTGGCCATTTATATGCTGCTGCAACCACTAGACCG GATAACAGAGTGAGTGTTACCTCTGTACTAGGAGGAACATCTGATAACACCGGTTCAAGTATGGCTCGCCGTCTAG TGCTGAAGACTGGCCTGAACATAGTCCTGGCATGCAACATCCCAAAGGACAGCCCCATACTTGAGGTACTTACAG GCTGCTGCGGAGAGGAAGCTGGTTGA